CGACTATTTCCGCACTCAGGGCCTTGGCCTCTTTTACGGCAGCCGTGAGCTTCTTCTCGGCCTCTTCTTCGGCCTCGGTTACCTTCCGCTCATATTCCGCCTTCAGGTTTGCGGCCTCTTTATTGTGTTGCTCCGACTTGTCGTAGGTATCCTGAACCTCCTTCTTCCTGGCCTCTATAAAGGCAAGGAGCTTATTAAAGAGGTACCTCTTGAGGAGATAGAGGACGATCAAGAAACCGACGGCCTGTACTATAACTAATTTAAAATCAACGTGTAAGGCCCGAAAGAATTCCAGCAAGGTTGTCCTCCTTCTACCTCGTACCCTGTTTGACTAACTCAAGGAGAACATCGGGCGCAGGTAGTTTTCCTAAGAAGATGAAAGAGATTACCAGGGAATATATGGTAAGAGACTCGATAAAGGCCAGACCTATAAACATCGTTAACTGGAAGCGGCTCATCAATTCCGGCTGTCTGGCCATGGCATTCAGGGCTCCTGCCACTGTGAGACCCATGCCCGCGCCGCAACCACCTGCCGCTACAGCCACTAAAGCAATAGCAAGCACTAATCCTGCATAATATATCATCCCAAATCTCTCCTTTTTTTTAATGCTCTTCCAGGGCGCCCATAGCACCCGCTATATAGAAACAGGCCAGCACCGCAAAGATACCTGCCTGGAGTGTAGCCAACAGAAGGTCCAGAAGTGAAGCCGGGATTTGCAACGGGATAGGGATGTAACCAAAAATAAAAGGGGAAAACCCTATGCCAATGGCCAGGATGGTATGCTCTCCCGTTAAATTCCCAAAAAGACGAAGGGAAAGGGTCAGCGGCCGGGCAACAAACTCCTGCACCAGGTGGATAGGAAGCAGCATGGGGGCCAGCCACCTGGGCTCTCCCAGAAAATGTTTACAATAGCCTATCGGCCCTTTATGCTTAAGCCCGTAATAATGGGTAAGAAGAAAGACTATCATGGTTAATGCCAGGGTAGTGTTATAGTCGGCGGTGGGGGAGTGAAACAGGGGAATCTGGCCCATAAGATTCATCACCCAGATGTAGATGAATAACGTCCCTATAAAGGCCACAAAAGGCCCGCCGGCCTTACCCATCTGGTCCCTGACAAAGTCGTCCAGGCCTTCCACTGTCAGCTCAAGCAGGGCTTGTTGCGACCCGGGTATTTTCTTGAGATTACTTGTAACCCGGTAGCAGAAAACCACCAGAAAGGTGATTGCCACCCCGGACATTACCACAGGCATCCACTGGTGGAGAGTGAGGCCCAGGAGTGTCTGGTCCATGTCCAGACCCAGAAGGTCCAGGAAGGTCGGTAATTCTACAACCCCCCCCCCTTCAGCCTTGTGTGCCACGCCTGTATCCTCCTCCTCCTAAATCTTTATGGTCTACTCTGACAGACCCTTTTAGATAGCTTACAAGAACCATTCCTGCCAGCTTCAAAACAATCACCATCGGCACCAGGCCAATTCCCGCCAGAAAGGCCTCAGGAACGATCGGTAAGTAGTTGAAGATAAGATAAAAAACCCCTACCAGAGAAATGTATTTGAGGATGCTTACCCATAGGAAGAAACGTTTGGCCCCCTCTCTGTCTCTTGAAGACAGGCGAAGTATTGTCCACCAAAGAATGCCACCTAGAACAACACTCATACCCGACCCCAGGGCCAGACTGAGTGTCAAGGGAAAGGACTGCAGGGAGGTAGAGCACAAGACCATTACCACCGCTAGCACCAAAGATGTGTTAAAGACTCTCCTGGGAAAACCTTCGTCCAGATGGAATTCTTTCATCTCTTCTTCTCAGACACCAATTTCTTTATTGTCCTGTAGAACTCTAAAAAACCGCCCACAATCCCCAGCAGGAGAAATACCATCAACAGATACGGAGAAGTGCCTAGATAAGAATCTAAAAAGCTTCCTACCAGGTAACCGCCTACAACTGAACCTACCATAAAGAAACCTAGACCGGCCGTCCTGCTAAAGAGGCGAACCGAGTCTTTGCCGTTTTCAGGCATAAGCGGAAAATCCTATCACAATGACTAGCGATTTAAAAGCGAAATTTCTTCTTCTCCTCATTAGTTCTCTTCGGCTTGATCCTCACATATGAGGCTCCCGGTCTCAGTCCTTCGTGGAGGAAAACGCGATGATAGCCCTTACTGTGTGTCGGTTAACCCTTGATAAACAATCAATAATGTTCAAGTATAATGGAGATGCCTTGGGTATGCACACCCCGGATATGATCCTGTCTTCGTGTTCTATAGCGTACTCATCGCCAAGCTCATTAAGGCGCAGCCCTTCTTCCATCACGCACTTTACAATGACGGGATTCCCGGTCAGAAGTGCATCCCCTGCATTGGTGAGGACCTTACGGGTATTCTCAAAGAGATATTTTAGTTCCAGGACCGCCTTGTTGGTGAAGAGGATATCCTCCTTTATCTTATTTCTAACGAGAGGCAGCATGCCCTTCAAGCCCTCTCCGACCAGTTGGAGCTGACCTGCCGCTGCAACAAGTTCCTTTAGTTGCTCTTTTCCCTCTTTGGCTTCACCAGAAATTCCGACCAGAAAATCTGTTAGTTCCTTTGCATCCTTGTTTATCTCATCTCCAAGCTCTTCAGCGCGCTTTAGCTTTACCTCGCTGTGATGTACGAACCCATCTATCGTGACGTTCAGCATCCTCTCTGCCTTAAAACATATCGCACTAAGCCTCTGAGAAGCTTTTTCCAGTTCGCCCTCGTTTACTTCAGATTCCATGTCACAAACCCCGTCATAAACCCTTCATTGCCTGGCGGCCTGCCTCGATTGTGGCCTCTATGTCCGAATCGCTGTGGGCGGCAGATACAAAAGCGGCCTCAAACTGGGAAGGTGCCAGATATACGCCCCTTTCCAGCATCCCGTTAAAGTAGCTGGCGTAACGCTTTGTGTCGGAACTCGTTGCCGTCTTGTAATCATAAACGCCATCTGCAGTGTCCGTAAAAAAGACACACAGCATGGAACCCACCCTTGTATGATACGTCTTGACCCCTGCATCACGTGCTGATTTCTCAAGCCCGTCCGCCAGCTTTTGTGATTTCTCTTCAAGCTGCTTATATATATACCCGCCTTTATCCTTTAGTCTTTTCAGGGTGGCTATACCGGCGCTCATGGCCACCGGATTTCCAGACAGGGTTCCGGCCTGGTAAACGGGGCCAAGCGGGGCTATCTGGTCCATTATGTCCGCCCTGCCGCCATAGGCACCCACCGGCAGGCCGCCACCTATTATCTTCCCTAACGTAGTAAGGTCCGGTTTTACGCCAAAGAGCTCCTGCGCGCCGCCCGCCGATACGCGAAAACCCGTCATAACCTCATCAAATATCAAGACGATACCGTGCCGGTTTGTAATCTCGCGCAACTTCTCCAGATAACCGGGCCTGGGAGGTACAACGCCCATGTTTCCAGCCACCGGTTCCAGGATTATACATGCGACCTCTTTGCCGCGTTCCCTGCAGAATTCACCAACCGTCTCGCTGTCGTTAAAAGGGAGAATGGCCGTGCTATCAGTATAACCCTTGGGTATGCCAGGACTTGTAGGCACCCCTAACGTGGTCGCCCCGGACCCTGCTTTGATTAACAGGCCGTCGACATGACCGTGGTAACAGCCTTCAAATTTTATGACCAAATCGCGCCCGGTAAACCCCCTGGCAAGCCGGACGGCACTCATCGTGGCCTCTGTACCGGAGTTTACCATCCTTACTTTATCAATGGACGGCACTAATTCCTTTATGAGTTCTGCCAGCCGGGTCTCCAACTCCGTAGGTGCCCCAAAGCTTGAGCCTCTTTTCACGGCGTCATTAACCTCTTTTGTTACCTGCGGGTCGGCATGGCCAAGGATTAGAGGTCCCCAGGAGCACACATAGTCTATGTATTCATTGCCGTCTATGTCTTTTATATGGGACCCTGAACCGGATTGTATGAAAACCGGGTGGCCCCCGACAGGCCCAAAGGCCCTTACGGGGCTGTTGACACCGCCGGGTATGTGCTTTGAAGCCTCACTGAAGGCCGCATCAGACCTGCTGGTGTTCAAGTTCTTGGTTACAGGCGGCACGGTGGTTTCTCCATAAACAGGGCAGAAACCGCAATTTTACAGGGTGTAAGGATTTTGTCAAGAACTTTAGATTTACGGGAGAACCGCGCTCACACGACAATAAAACGAAGATTCTTCTGCGATTTAAGCGTTCAGGACGCCTTTAAGATTGCTATTGACAATGCCGTTGAGGCTGTGGTATATGTTAGTTTCTTAAAGGGGCTGGGGCTTATTTTATCATTGTCTGTCGCTTTGTCCGATTTGGCATCTTACATAGCACTATAAGGAGGGGAGTTTTGAACGTAGAAGAGATTGAAAAGGAAGTGACGTCCATTGTTGCGGAAGTAACGGAGCTAGAGAGGGACGAGATTTGGAACAAGAGAGACGCCAATTTCTTTAAGGAACTAGAGATAGACTCCCTTTTAGCCCTGGAGATATTAGCGCTTATTGAAAAGAAGTTCAAGATTCAAATACCAGAAGAAAAGTTGGTAGATATAACATCTTTGACCGCTACCATTAACATGACCAAAGATGTGCTGGCCGAGAGCGGAAGGCTGCAGGAAGCTTAGGCCCAAGAGGCTTGGCCAGAGGGGCCTACAAGACCATGGATTTCGAGGAGGTAAAGAAGCTCGTCCCGCAAAGGTATCCCTTCCTATTCATAGATAAAGTTGTTGAATTAGAGGAGGGGAAGAGAATCGTCTGCCTCAAAAATGTTTCTGCGAACGAACCTTTCTTCGTCGGACACTTTCCGGAATACGCCATAATGCCCGGCGTCCTTACCTTGGAAGCCCTGGCCCAGGCATCCATAATACTCTTCAAAAAAAGCTTCAAGCAGGACGACAGCCCGGACGCGGTCTTCCTGCTGGCCTCCGCAAAAGTAACCTTTGTAAAGCCTGTCTTCCCCGGGGATCAACTATACCTGGAGATAGACATAGAAAAGGTTATCTCTAATGCCGCCATTGTGAGTGGCATCGCAAGGGTCGGGGAAAACACAGTCGCCAAGACCACTTTGACCTTCGCGACGGCCGATAAAACTTCACTTGGTAAAGGTCGGGAGTAGCATGAACACGCGTATAGTTATCACCGGTATAGGTGCGATAACTCCTATCGGTTCAACCAAGGATGGCGCGTTTTGGGATGCGGTAGTTTCGGGCAAATCCGGTGTTAGCGATGTTACGTGCTTTGACACGTCCCAGCATAAGGTCCACAAGGGCTGTGAGGTGAAGGACTTTGACTATCACGACTATACGGATAACGGCTCGGTCGGGAAAACAGGGAGGGGGTCTCAGCTTGCAGTGGCAGCCACCAAGCTGGCGCTTGAGGATTCAGGACTGAAACTGGACGAGGTAGACCCCGAGAGGATAGGTGTCTCTGTCGGGACGACCGGCGGTGAGATACAAATACTCGAAAGAATAGACCACCTCAGACACGAAAAGGAAGAGAGCCAGATAGACAGGCAGCTCTTTCTGCTGCACCCGTGCAATAATATACCCGCCAACATAGCCCGGGCATTCGGGTTTAAAGGCCCCAACACCATAATACCTACCGCATGCGCGGCGGGCAATTATGCAATCGGTTATGCCTGTGACCTCATAAAGATGGGGAGGGTGGATTTTATGTTTGCTGGCGGTTCCGACCCGTTTTCAAAGGTCGCTTTTACGGGTTTCAGCCGCCTGGCCGCGGTGGCACCGGACGTATGTCGTCCCTTCGACAAGAACCGCAAAGGGATGTTGATTGGAGAGGGCGCGGGTATGCTGCTGCTGGAGTCGCTCGACGGTGCGCGGGCAAGGGGGGCCGACATTTATGCGGAGATTATAGGCTACGGTCTGAGTTGCGATGGCTACCACATCACCATTCCCCATCCTGAGGGCCTCGGCGTAATCTCTTGCGTTAAAAAGGCCCTTCAAGACGCACGGATTAACCCTGAGGACGTGCAGTACATAAGCGCCCACGGCACGGGTACTGTCGCAAACGATAAAGCTGAAACCATTTCCATAAAAAAGGTCTTCGGTGAACATGCCGGGAACCTCATGGTGAGTTCTATAAAATCCATGATGGGTCACACTATGGGCGCCGCAAGTGCAATAGAGACGATTGCTTGTGCGCTGATAGTCAAAGAGGATAAAGTCCCGCCAACCATAAACTACGAGACGAAGGACCCTGAATGCGACCTGGACTATGTACCCAACGTTTCAAGAGAGCGCCGCGTAGACATCGCCCTTAATACCGCGTACGCCTTTGGTGGTAATAACAGTTGCCTGGTGGTCAAGAAGTTTCTTAATTAAATCACCAACAGGAAGGTTGAGTTATAATAATTCTCATCCAACCGTTTTTTCGTCTTTGACCGCTTTGAGACAAACAGACAGATGGAAGAAAGAGTAGTAGTTACAGGTATAAGCATTATAAGCCCGCTCGGCGTGGGCAAGGACAGCTTCTGGGAAAACCTGCAGAACGGTGTCTCCGGCATAAGACCCGTAACCCTTTTTGAAGTGGACGGGTGCAGTTCCAAGAATGCCGGCGAAATACCGGACTTCGACCCCAGCAAGTTCCTGGGCAAGAAGGGTATCCGGCACTTTGACAGGACGTCGCTGCTGGTAACCGCAGCCTCAAGTCTCTGCGTCGAGGATGCCGCCGTCAAAGGCGTATATGAAGAGGACGACATGGGCATCGTCCTCGGTTCGACCTTTGGAAGTATCGACAGCATAAGCAATTTTGACATGGACTCTCTTAACGAGGGGCCTAATTACGTCAACCCGATGGCCTTCCCCAACACGGTCTTAAACGCTCCCGCCAGCCGTGCCTCAATATTCTGTCAGGCCAAGGGGCTTAATTCCACCATATCCACGGGTGAATCCAGCGGCGTGGACGCTATTATGTGCGCATCCGACTTCCTCAGGCTCGGCAGGGTAAAGGCCGTGCTGACTGGCGGTGCGCACGGACTTACGCGGGAAATATTCCACTCTTCCAGCAAGGCCGGTGTGCTGTCGGGGAGCAAGAATACCGGCGGCAATGAGATTTGTGCTCCTTTCGATAAGAGACGCAACGGCATAGTTTTGGGCGAGGGTGTGGCCATGCTGCTGCTTGAATGTCTGGAGAATGCGCAGGCAAGAAATGCGAAGATATACGCCGAGATTAAGGGCTATGGCACCAGCTTTAACCCCGGCTGGGACAATAGCGGAGACATGGGCGGCGGTATGAGGGCCAATTCCCTGGCGCTCGCCAGCGCCGGACTCAAGCCGGAAGATATTTGCCTGATATACGCCAACGCCAATTCAAGCGTAAACGGTGACCGGATGGAGACCGTCGTTATAAAGGAATCCTTCGGCGACCTCGCAAAGAATATACCCGTAAGCGCGATAAAGTCCATGACCGGAGATTGCCTGGATGCATCAGGGGCGATGCAATGCGTGGCGTCCGTCATGTCAATCAACACGGGAATTATCCCTCCTACAATCAATTACAAAGAGTCAGACCCCGGCTGCGACCTGGACTACGTGCCAAACAAAAAGAGGCAGGCACAGATAGACAACGTGCTCGTGGAATCGTTCTCCTATACGGGCAACTGCTCTGCCCTGGTAATGTCCAAATACTCCTAGAAATGGCGGACAACGGCCTTTCTATAAAAAAGAGTGAACTCCGGAGTAAATACGACGTTATCGTAATCGGTGCGGGTATCGGGGGGCTCGTCGCGGGCGCCTTCCTCGCCAAAAGCGGAAAGAACACACTGGTAGTAGAACAGCACAACATCCCCGGCGGCTACTGCACGTCGTTTAAACGGGGCGGGTTCATCTTTGATTCCGCCGTTCACCACATCGGGGGTTGCAGTAAGTACAGTATAGTGGGCAGGTGCCTGAAGGAATTAGGGATAGATATGGAATTCTACAGGCTCGACCCCATGGACACCCTCACCTTCCCCTCGTTCTCCATAGACATACCGGCGGACATCGAGACCTACAAGTCCTCCCTGCAACAGAGATACCCGGCCGAGAAGGAAAACGTGTCCAGGTTCTTCAGTGAATTCATAAAACTCTACCGGGCGATAATAAACGAATCTGAGAAGAGCCCGACACTCGAAAAGTACAGGGGGCGTACTTATCAGGCCATGCTGGACGACTTCTTCGATGACACGGAGCTGAAGACCGCGCTGGCGGGGCAGTGGGGGTATCTTGGCACGCCCGCGCGCGAGCTTTCAAGCGTCGGCATGTGCCAGATGCTGGTAAACTATCTCAGAGACGGCGCCTTCTATCCCAAGGGCGGCACTCAAAACTTTGCAGACGCCTTCGCACGATGCATAAGAGACTCAGGCGGAGACCTGCTCCTGTCTTCAAAGGTGGAAGAGATACTACTCAAGGGCAACCGTGTGGCCGGGGTAAAGCTGGACGGGGGTGACAGGGAGATTGGGGCGGAGCATATCGTCTCAAATATTGACGCGGGACAGACGTTTTTTGAACTGATAAAGGAAGAGGTTGACCCCGTCTATCTTGAAAGAATGAGAGGGATGAGAGAAAGCCCTTCATATTTCCTCCTGTATCTCGGCCTTGACCCTGAGGTTGACCTGAGTAGATTCAAAAGAGGCTTTTATCACAGCCCTGACGACCAGTGGAAGTATATATCGGCCCCGACAAACGTGGACAAATCCCTGGCCACAAAACTCCGGCAGGAGATAACCGTAGTAGCCACGCTGGATGAAAAGTACGACCAGATTGAGGACTGGAAGGGCTTGAAAGATAGGTTGACCAGGTGTACAATAAGTTACCTTGAAGATCTTGTGCCAAACCTTAACAGGCACATCGAGGTAGTGGAGGCGGCCACACCAAAGACCCTCTGGCGGTACACGCTCAACTCAAAGGGGGCCGCGTACGGGTGGGCCGTCACGCTTGAGCAGTCCGGACCGGACAGGCTTGGCAATAAAACACCGGTAGGGGGTTTATATCTGGCCGGACATTGGACAAACCCGGGACCAGGCGTCTGCGCCGTTGTGTCCTCGGGTTGGCGCGTGGCAAACATGATATTGAGAAACGGGAGATAAAGGTTATGAAGAAGATAATGCTGGTAAACCCTCATCCTCCAGGCCGTCACGGTGAGGAGAGCATAAGCGTGATAGTCCAGATGCCCCTGAATCTGGCCTACATCGCCGCCCTCACGCCGGGCGACGATTGGGAGTTCGATGTAGTTGACGAAAACCTCGAGCTTGCAATGGATGAGAATGGAGAGGACATAACCTTTGACCCGCCGGATATAGTCGCGCTTACCGCGCTCACCTATCAGGCTCCCAGGGCATACCAGATAGCCCGGGCCGCCAAGAAACACGGCTGTACCACAATAATGGGCGGCATCCACGCCTCCGTGTGTGCGGAAGAGACCCTGCAGTACGTGGACACGGTCGTAACCGGAGAGGCGGAGAACGTCTGGCCGCAGGTGATAAAGGACTTTGAGAACGGAAAGTTGCAGAGACGCTACGACGGCGGACTCCCCAACCTCTCAGTACTCAAAAATATATATCCCGATAGAGAACTTCTGAAGAAAAAGTACGGCTACAAGTTCTCTTCTATAATAACTACTAAAGGCTGTCCCAACCGCTGCGATTTCTGCAGCGTGCCCACCTTCCAGGGCCAGAAGTTCCGGGAGAGACCGTACGAAGACGTGCTCGACGAGATGGCGGCTACGGACTATAAGGGGCTGATGTTTGCTGAGGACAACTTCTACGGCCACAGCGACGCCTCCGCGCGGCGCGCCAAACACCTCTTCCAGGGCATGATTGACAGGGGCCTGAAGAAGGACTGGCTCGGCTTTACCGCCCTCAACATCTCTCATGACGCCGAGGCCCTCGACCTGATGGCAAAGTCCGGCAACTTCGGTTTTCTCGTCGGCATAGAAAGCACCAACGAAGAGGTGTTGAAGAAAATGGGTAAGCGGGTGAATTTGAGACTTGGGACCACTAATTATAAAGAATGTATAAGGAAGATACATGATGCGGGTCTCCTCGTCTGGGCCTCGGTGGTATTCGGCGCCGACGGCGATGGCAAGGATTCGTTCAAGAAGATGGTGGATTTCGTACACGACAGCAAGGTGGACATACTGACCTACGGCCTTGACTGCCCGTTCCCCAAGACGCCGCTCTTCTACAGGCTCGATTCAGAGAAACGGCTCTTCCGGAGAAATCTGCCGGAGGACTGGGTATATTACGAGACCGCCCATATGGTCCACAGGTTCGTTGACATGACCCTGGACGATTTCGTGGACGGCATGCAGTACGTCTACGACCACGTATACGCGGGTGACAACGTCCGCAAGAGGTTCAGGACAACCATACAGGAGACCGGCAACCCCCGCAACTCCATGTTCGCCCTCAGGGTGGGTCAGGACTGGGACCAAGTCTTTTTGCAGGTTTTGGACAACCTGCACGAACTCCAGGAATCCGGCGATTATTATAAAGACACCTACACCACGCAGGAAAAGACCATCTCCATCCCCGCGTAGTATCGCTGCATATTATCAGACCAACAAATAATGTAGGGGCACGGCAATGCCGCGCCCCTTTGTTTTATCTATTCCTCAACAATTATGCGTACGAGATTCTTCGCTGCCCCTTCGCTACGCTCAGGGCTTCGGCTCAGAATGACAACTCGTGGCGTGGTAGACAACGAGGTTTACCTCGTTGATCAACGACCATATCGAAGACTCGCCATGTTGTTGGGCGAGAAGGCCGTTGTTTACCAACTACGTTACATTACGCCTGAAAAATCTTTTTATGTAGCGTGGTAGCTCGCTGCCACGTTCTACGTTGGAGCAAGCTCCAACGCTACATCGATTGTATATGGCCCCATAAATGGGGCAACTACAGTTGAAAGCCGCAGGGCTAAAGCCCTGCGGCACCCATAGATTAGGTAGGGGGCGGGGTGACCCCGACCCTACAGTGAATTATAACGTGGAGGGCAGCCATAAGGCCTGCCCCTACAAACTATTTGGGCAGGGGAGCGCCGCACCAGGCGCAGAATGTCCACGTGGCGGAGACCTCCTCCCCACACTTCGCACATGGAGGGGCATTCACCATCGCGTCGAACGGGGTGTGCCACGTGAAGACCGCCTTCTCGTACGGGCCGTCGGCATTAAGCACCAGGGTCAGCTTGGATTTCTTGTGTGTGTCAATTACAGGCTCGCCCTTTTTATCCTTGTTCGGGAATATCAGGACGTGCATGTTGGCGCCGCCGGCGTCGCCCTCCGAGGCCAGTATAGTCTTCATTGCCGCAACGGTCGCCGCAACCATGGGGGGCGGGTCGTCTACGGGCCGGATTTTAGAGCCGTCCGGCGCCAGCAGCACCGCTCTTTTCCGGACTTCGCTTTCACCCGCATACATAGAGGAGCCGTCGGGCTGCATGATGCTGCTCTGGATGACCATGGTGATGTACGGCTTAAGGAACCCCATGTCCTGTTCTATGACGTCCCTTGGCTGACGGGTATCGGTAAGACTTGCCTCCACGTAGAAATCGAACGGCATCCACATGGCAAGCTGTGTAACGTCACCCAGTATCTCTACTTTCAGTATCTCGGTAACAAAGCTGCCGAGGTCGGCATTTGGCTTCGCGCCGGCTCCCTGCTGGGCAGCCAGGGTCTGGGGGAACGCGGCGACACAGAACAGAACCGCGGCCATAAAAAGAATCCTTGGGGTCTTCACGGTGCTCTCCTTTCAAAAACGTATTACCTTCATGTCTGCCAGCGCGGCCGGACGGTGAAGGTTATTCTCCCGTTGGGAATATCATCGTATCGAGGTCTTTTACCAGTTGATACATCCTGCGGGCGTCTTGCAGGGCCTGTTCCTGGTTTACAAGCGGTATTATCTCTATCTTTGTAAACAGGGGGAACAGCGGCAGCTTTGTCACAATCGCCTCTATCTCCGCGTGGTCGTCCGCGTCAAAGATGGCCGCCGCGCCGCGGCGCCCGGCCAGTTTGCCGCCTGCCAGGACTTTCCCCCTCTTCTTCATCCTCTCGTAGAACTCCCATTCCTTTATCAAGAGTTGAAAGAAATCCCTGACCGGCATCTGGTTAATCTTTTCTATCTCTACCTTTACTAGAAATAGCATGGGAGTTCACCTCGCATTTAATGGACGTTGTAGAGACAGAACCCGCCGCCCGCCACAAATATGGCGTATTTAGAACCTGCGTCGAGGACTGTCCCTTCGCATTATCCGGCATCGGCCCCGACAGTGTTACATGGCCATGCCGCCGTCTACGGTAATTACTTGACCCGTGATATAACTGGCCTCGTCCGAGGCCAGGAAAGCCACCACGCGGGCCACCTCTTCGGTCTCGCCGACGCGGCCCAGAGGCACCAGCTTCAACATCTCGTCCAGGTATTTCTGCTCTATCGCTTTAACCATATCCGTCTTAATGAAACCCGGCGCCACCGCGTTTACCCGCACCCCGCGCCTTGCCACCTCCTTGGCCAGGGCCTTGGTAAAACCAACTATCCCGGCCTTTGAGGAGGAATAGTTGGTCTGTCCCGCCATGCCGACAAGCCCGCTGACGGAGCTTATGTTTATTATCGAGCCGCTCCGCTGCTTCATCATGGGCAACACGGCGGCCTTGGTGCAGTTGAACACGCCGTTCAGGTTGGTATCTATCACGGCCCTCCAGTCCTCTTCCGACATCATCATCAATATCTTGTCCCTGGTTATACCGGCGTTGTTTACCAGGATGTCTACCTTTCCGAGTTCCTTTATGGCATTGCTAATCATCTCTTTTGACCGGGCAAAGTCCGCGACGTCGCTCTGCACGGAAAACGCCTTTACGCCCAGCTTGCTTATCTCGCCCTCAAGCTCCTTCGCCTTCTCCACGTTCTTCGCGTAGCTGAAGGCCACGTCCGCGCCGTTTCCGGCAAGCTCAAGGGCTATCGCCCTCCCGATACCCCTGG
This genomic window from Candidatus Bathyanammoxibius amoris contains:
- a CDS encoding beta-ketoacyl-[acyl-carrier-protein] synthase family protein codes for the protein MNTRIVITGIGAITPIGSTKDGAFWDAVVSGKSGVSDVTCFDTSQHKVHKGCEVKDFDYHDYTDNGSVGKTGRGSQLAVAATKLALEDSGLKLDEVDPERIGVSVGTTGGEIQILERIDHLRHEKEESQIDRQLFLLHPCNNIPANIARAFGFKGPNTIIPTACAAGNYAIGYACDLIKMGRVDFMFAGGSDPFSKVAFTGFSRLAAVAPDVCRPFDKNRKGMLIGEGAGMLLLESLDGARARGADIYAEIIGYGLSCDGYHITIPHPEGLGVISCVKKALQDARINPEDVQYISAHGTGTVANDKAETISIKKVFGEHAGNLMVSSIKSMMGHTMGAASAIETIACALIVKEDKVPPTINYETKDPECDLDYVPNVSRERRVDIALNTAYAFGGNNSCLVVKKFLN
- a CDS encoding ATP synthase subunit I — its product is MKEFHLDEGFPRRVFNTSLVLAVVMVLCSTSLQSFPLTLSLALGSGMSVVLGGILWWTILRLSSRDREGAKRFFLWVSILKYISLVGVFYLIFNYLPIVPEAFLAGIGLVPMVIVLKLAGMVLVSYLKGSVRVDHKDLGGGGYRRGTQG
- a CDS encoding phosphopantetheine-binding protein is translated as MNVEEIEKEVTSIVAEVTELERDEIWNKRDANFFKELEIDSLLALEILALIEKKFKIQIPEEKLVDITSLTATINMTKDVLAESGRLQEA
- the fabZ gene encoding 3-hydroxyacyl-ACP dehydratase FabZ, encoding MARGAYKTMDFEEVKKLVPQRYPFLFIDKVVELEEGKRIVCLKNVSANEPFFVGHFPEYAIMPGVLTLEALAQASIILFKKSFKQDDSPDAVFLLASAKVTFVKPVFPGDQLYLEIDIEKVISNAAIVSGIARVGENTVAKTTLTFATADKTSLGKGRE
- a CDS encoding beta-ketoacyl-[acyl-carrier-protein] synthase family protein; the encoded protein is MEERVVVTGISIISPLGVGKDSFWENLQNGVSGIRPVTLFEVDGCSSKNAGEIPDFDPSKFLGKKGIRHFDRTSLLVTAASSLCVEDAAVKGVYEEDDMGIVLGSTFGSIDSISNFDMDSLNEGPNYVNPMAFPNTVLNAPASRASIFCQAKGLNSTISTGESSGVDAIMCASDFLRLGRVKAVLTGGAHGLTREIFHSSSKAGVLSGSKNTGGNEICAPFDKRRNGIVLGEGVAMLLLECLENAQARNAKIYAEIKGYGTSFNPGWDNSGDMGGGMRANSLALASAGLKPEDICLIYANANSSVNGDRMETVVIKESFGDLAKNIPVSAIKSMTGDCLDASGAMQCVASVMSINTGIIPPTINYKESDPGCDLDYVPNKKRQAQIDNVLVESFSYTGNCSALVMSKYS
- the hemL gene encoding glutamate-1-semialdehyde 2,1-aminomutase; this encodes MPPVTKNLNTSRSDAAFSEASKHIPGGVNSPVRAFGPVGGHPVFIQSGSGSHIKDIDGNEYIDYVCSWGPLILGHADPQVTKEVNDAVKRGSSFGAPTELETRLAELIKELVPSIDKVRMVNSGTEATMSAVRLARGFTGRDLVIKFEGCYHGHVDGLLIKAGSGATTLGVPTSPGIPKGYTDSTAILPFNDSETVGEFCRERGKEVACIILEPVAGNMGVVPPRPGYLEKLREITNRHGIVLIFDEVMTGFRVSAGGAQELFGVKPDLTTLGKIIGGGLPVGAYGGRADIMDQIAPLGPVYQAGTLSGNPVAMSAGIATLKRLKDKGGYIYKQLEEKSQKLADGLEKSARDAGVKTYHTRVGSMLCVFFTDTADGVYDYKTATSSDTKRYASYFNGMLERGVYLAPSQFEAAFVSAAHSDSDIEATIEAGRQAMKGL
- a CDS encoding AtpZ/AtpI family protein → MPENGKDSVRLFSRTAGLGFFMVGSVVGGYLVGSFLDSYLGTSPYLLMVFLLLGIVGGFLEFYRTIKKLVSEKKR
- the atpF gene encoding F0F1 ATP synthase subunit B; this encodes MLEFFRALHVDFKLVIVQAVGFLIVLYLLKRYLFNKLLAFIEARKKEVQDTYDKSEQHNKEAANLKAEYERKVTEAEEEAEKKLTAAVKEAKALSAEIVERSHREAEAIKLKADETLALERKKATAEIRNQVVNLSMLATQKLVKESVGKDKAEQLVDEFIGEVEGLK
- the atpE gene encoding ATP synthase F0 subunit C; protein product: MIYYAGLVLAIALVAVAAGGCGAGMGLTVAGALNAMARQPELMSRFQLTMFIGLAFIESLTIYSLVISFIFLGKLPAPDVLLELVKQGTR
- the atpB gene encoding F0F1 ATP synthase subunit A codes for the protein MAHKAEGGGVVELPTFLDLLGLDMDQTLLGLTLHQWMPVVMSGVAITFLVVFCYRVTSNLKKIPGSQQALLELTVEGLDDFVRDQMGKAGGPFVAFIGTLFIYIWVMNLMGQIPLFHSPTADYNTTLALTMIVFLLTHYYGLKHKGPIGYCKHFLGEPRWLAPMLLPIHLVQEFVARPLTLSLRLFGNLTGEHTILAIGIGFSPFIFGYIPIPLQIPASLLDLLLATLQAGIFAVLACFYIAGAMGALEEH